The following proteins are encoded in a genomic region of Triticum dicoccoides isolate Atlit2015 ecotype Zavitan chromosome 1B, WEW_v2.0, whole genome shotgun sequence:
- the LOC119334408 gene encoding NDR1/HIN1-like protein 6: MADHQRQRIHPVDLEAGQPRPSAPLVPPGSSFRSDKGDPAAAPDRRPPHHQPLPPPPRRVAAPLPLPPPKRRRGCCCRFICCVVVTVLLLAVLAAAALGALYLVFQPKAPRYSVDRLSVSQFQVDPTLTASARFDVTVTAANPNSRIGIFYERGSSLSVWYDTHRLAQGALPAFYQGRRNTTVLGVVMAGQAQLGSAVVAALRDEQQTGAVPLVFRADVPVRVELGSLKLWTVTSRVRCDLVVDSLLNASSQIKIKASNCKFSLKL; encoded by the coding sequence ATGGCGGATCACCAGAGGCAGAGGATCCACCCGGTGGACCTGGAGGCGGGCCAGCCGAGGCCGTCGGCGCCGCTGGTGCCGCCGGGCAGCTCGTTCCGGTCCGACAAGGGCGACCCGGCCGCTGCCCCGGACAGGAGGCCGCCACACCaccagccgctgccgccgccgccgcgccgcgtgGCCGCACCTCTGCCGCTGCCGCCACcgaagcggcgcaggggctgctgCTGCCGCTTCATCTGCTGCGTCGTGGTGACCGTCCTCCTGCTCGCCGTCCTCGCCGCGGCGGCCCTGGGCGCGCTCTACCTGGTGTTCCAGCCCAAGGCGCCCCGCTACTCGGTGGACCGGCTATCCGTGTCGCAGTTCCAGGTGGACCCGACCCTCACGGCGAGCGCGCGGTTCGACGTCACGGTGACGGCGGCCAACCCCAACAGCCGCATCGGCATCTTCTACGAGCGCGGGTCCAGCCTGAGCGTGTGGTACGACACCCACAGGCTCGCCCAGGGCGCGCTCCCGGCCTTCTACCAGGGCCGCCGCAACACGACGGTGCTGGGCGTGGTGATGGCCGGGCAGGCGCAGCTGGGCagcgcggtggtggcggcgctgcGCGACGAGCAGCAGACGGGCGCCGTGCCGCTGGTGTTCCGCGCCGACGTGCCCGTGCGGGTGGAGCTCGGCAGCCTCAAGCTGTGGACGGTCACGTCCAGGGTGCGCTGCGACCTCGTCGTCGACAGCCTCCTCAACGCCAGCAGCCAGATCAAGATCAAGGCCAGCAACTGCAAGTTCAGCTTGAAGCTGTGA